CGAGATCGAATGGAATTGAAGCCGATCTTTTTAAATCAGAGCCCGGCGGAATTACAGAGCCGGAAATTGTTGACGAAGTATTGTCAACTGGAAAGTATGACTTGATAACGGTAACTCACAATGAAACATCAACGGGAGTTATGAATCCATTAGAAGAAATCAGCAATGTTGTAAGAAAATATCCAGATGTAATATTTTGTGTAGATACTGTAAGTTCCGCTGGAGGAGTGAAGATTGAAGTTGATAAGCTTAAAATAGACATCTGCATAACTTCTTCACAAAAAGCCCTTGGACTTCCTCCTGGGCTTTCCATATGTACTTTATCTGAAAGAGCTGTTGAAAAAGCAAGAGGAGTTAAAAACAGGGGATACTATTTAGATTTGGTGAGCCTGTATGATGCAATAAAGAAAAAAGACTACCAATATCCTTCAACTCCAAATTTATCTCTGATGTTTGCGCTTGATTACCAGCTTGACCGTATAATGCAAGAAGGTCTGGATAACAGGTTCAAACGTCATCAGGAGATGGCAGAATACACAAGAGAGTGGGCAAAGCGAAACTTTGAATTATTTGCTGAAGAAAAAAATGCTTCTGTAACTTTGACTACAATCAAAAACACCAGGGGAATAAGTGTTAAGGACCTTAATGAAGAACTTGGGAAAAAGGGGTTTGCTATATCTAACGGCTACGGAGAATTGAAGGAGAAAACTTTCAGAATCGCACACATGGCAGATTTGAATTTGAATGATCTAAAAGAATTACTCACAGTAATTGAGGAGATTTTATCCATTTCTTGACGAGAAAATTCCTTTATAGTAATATAGTCTGGAAATGAGGGATATAATGTATGATTTAAACAAAATTAATGACTGCCTCAATACGAAAGCAATTGGAAGAACCATAATACAATACGATTTATTGACTTCCACACACTCAAAGGCTAAAAGCATATTTGCAACATGTCCAGACGGAGCTGTTGTATTATGTGAAGATCAGGAGAAATGGCGAGTAAGAATGGGAAAAGAATGGATGTGCTATCCTGAAAAAAACATCTATTTAAGCATAATTTTAAAGCCCATGGCAAATGTTCATCCTGTATCAAAGTACGACATATTAGCATGCGCGTCAATTTGCGAAGCGTTAAATGAGTTATATAAAATAGACAGCAGCATAAGATGGCCAAATGATATTTTTGTAGGAGTGAACAAGATTTCATCAGTAAGCAGTGGCCTAATAGGGAAAAAAAATAAAGTTGATGGAGTTATAATATCACTGGGCATTAATGCGAATATTAACAAAGAAGAATTAAATGAAGAAATAAGAGATAAAGCAACCTCTTTAATGATTGAAACTTCTGCGGAAATTGACAGAGAAGCCCTTATAGGGATGATTTTAAACAAGATAGAGGGATATTGCCGAGGACTCTCAAGTGGAGAGAAAAAATTAAGTGCAGCCTACATTTTTAATAAAAAATCTGTTATTACAGGTAAAAATATTGAAATAATAAAAAAAGGAAAGAAAACAAAAAGAAAAGTTTATGCAAGAGGAATTGATGAAAAAGGCTGGCTTATTGTTATTAATGACAAAGGAAATGAAGAAATATTAAATCCGGGAGAGACAATTATAACATATGAACAAAATGCTTAAAATTGGCAGTGTTGAGTTAGCTGCAAATATAGTTCTTGCACCTATGGCAGGAGTAACGGATATCACTTATAGGACAATATGCAAAGAAATGGGAGCCGGTCTTGTGTGCACAGAAATGGTAAGTGCAAAAGGATTGTACTATAAAGATGTTAAAACTAAAAGGCTTATGAAAATAAATGAAAAAAACCGCCCGGTTTCCCTTCAGATATTTGGAAGCGATCCTGATATAATGGCTTATGTTGTGAATGATTATATAAATAATAGGAAGGATATAGATATAATAGATATTAACATGGGATGTCCGACGCCTAAAATAGTCAAGAATGGTGATGGAAGCGCTCTGATGAGATCTCCGAAACTGGCAGGTGAAATAGTAAATAAAATCAAGAAGATTTCCGTAAAGCCTGTTACGGTTAAAATAAGGTCTGGATGGGATTCTAACAATATAAATGCTCCTGAGTTTGCAAAGGTATTAGAGTATAATGGAGCTGATATGATTGCTGTGCACGGCAGGACAAGAGAGCAATTTTATACGGGAAGAGCTGATTATAATGTAATAAAAAAAGTAAAAGAAAGTGTAAATATTCCTATAGTTGGAAACGGAGATATCTATAGTCCCCAAGATGCTGTAAAAATGTCTGAAGCCACCAGTTGTGACGGAGTAATGGTTGCGAGAGGTATACTAGGAAATCCGTGGCTTATTATGAATATTGCTAAAATATTTAGCGGAAATGACGACTTTTTTGAACCGACAGTCAAGGATAAAATTCAAATGATAAAAAGGCATGCATTGATGCTTGTGGATGAGCTTGACGAAAAGATTGCAATACTTGAAATGAGAAAATTTGCTGCATGGTATATGAAAGGAATGAAGAATTCCTCCGAGACTAGAAATAAAATAAATAAAATAACGACAGCTGATGATATGCTCGGTGTTTTGAATGAGTATATAAAAGCAATAGAAGTGTTTTAAAATAGTAAACAAAAATCTTGACATTTTTAAGTTCC
Above is a window of Sedimentibacter sp. MB35-C1 DNA encoding:
- a CDS encoding alanine--glyoxylate aminotransferase family protein, with amino-acid sequence MHKKLFIPGPVEVKQEILNKMATPMIGHRSKEASKLQRDISDKLRKLFYTENEILLSTSSGSGLMEAAVRCCTKNRAAVFSIGSFGDRWHKMARSNGIEADLFKSEPGGITEPEIVDEVLSTGKYDLITVTHNETSTGVMNPLEEISNVVRKYPDVIFCVDTVSSAGGVKIEVDKLKIDICITSSQKALGLPPGLSICTLSERAVEKARGVKNRGYYLDLVSLYDAIKKKDYQYPSTPNLSLMFALDYQLDRIMQEGLDNRFKRHQEMAEYTREWAKRNFELFAEEKNASVTLTTIKNTRGISVKDLNEELGKKGFAISNGYGELKEKTFRIAHMADLNLNDLKELLTVIEEILSIS
- a CDS encoding biotin--[acetyl-CoA-carboxylase] ligase, with the protein product MYDLNKINDCLNTKAIGRTIIQYDLLTSTHSKAKSIFATCPDGAVVLCEDQEKWRVRMGKEWMCYPEKNIYLSIILKPMANVHPVSKYDILACASICEALNELYKIDSSIRWPNDIFVGVNKISSVSSGLIGKKNKVDGVIISLGINANINKEELNEEIRDKATSLMIETSAEIDREALIGMILNKIEGYCRGLSSGEKKLSAAYIFNKKSVITGKNIEIIKKGKKTKRKVYARGIDEKGWLIVINDKGNEEILNPGETIITYEQNA
- the dusB gene encoding tRNA dihydrouridine synthase DusB, with the translated sequence MNKMLKIGSVELAANIVLAPMAGVTDITYRTICKEMGAGLVCTEMVSAKGLYYKDVKTKRLMKINEKNRPVSLQIFGSDPDIMAYVVNDYINNRKDIDIIDINMGCPTPKIVKNGDGSALMRSPKLAGEIVNKIKKISVKPVTVKIRSGWDSNNINAPEFAKVLEYNGADMIAVHGRTREQFYTGRADYNVIKKVKESVNIPIVGNGDIYSPQDAVKMSEATSCDGVMVARGILGNPWLIMNIAKIFSGNDDFFEPTVKDKIQMIKRHALMLVDELDEKIAILEMRKFAAWYMKGMKNSSETRNKINKITTADDMLGVLNEYIKAIEVF